The proteins below are encoded in one region of Geoalkalibacter ferrihydriticus DSM 17813:
- a CDS encoding phosphate/phosphite/phosphonate ABC transporter substrate-binding protein, translated as MRVSTGKKMILATLLFLAFQSPVGAQSEVRELTIGLLPEMNVFRQMARFRPLGEYLTQETGLAIHFTILSRYGNLVESFERDAMDGAFFGSFTGALAIEQLGVVPLARPVNLDGESTYHGLIYTRKDSGIRDVADMRGKRFAFVEKATTAGYVYPLAYLQERGVDDIGSYFAEYFFAGSHDATIYAVLEGKADLGASKNSVFDWVSSRDPRIAEEIEVLAFSGKVPSNGLCVRADLDTEVKDRLKQALLNLHETSEGREVLEKFHALRFIETAVDDYQPVFHWAERAGIDLKHYQYVNQ; from the coding sequence ATGCGCGTTTCGACAGGGAAGAAAATGATTCTGGCAACGCTTTTGTTTCTTGCCTTTCAGTCGCCGGTCGGCGCGCAGAGCGAGGTGCGCGAACTGACCATCGGCCTGCTGCCCGAGATGAATGTCTTCCGGCAAATGGCGCGGTTTCGGCCGTTGGGTGAATATCTCACGCAAGAGACCGGTCTCGCAATTCATTTCACCATCCTCAGCCGCTACGGCAATCTGGTCGAGTCATTTGAGCGCGACGCTATGGATGGGGCCTTTTTCGGGTCCTTTACCGGGGCCCTGGCCATCGAGCAGTTGGGCGTGGTGCCCCTGGCACGGCCGGTCAACCTGGACGGCGAATCGACCTATCACGGTCTCATTTACACGCGCAAGGACAGTGGTATTCGGGACGTCGCCGACATGCGGGGCAAAAGATTTGCCTTTGTCGAAAAAGCCACGACCGCAGGCTATGTTTACCCCCTGGCCTATCTCCAGGAACGTGGCGTCGATGACATTGGCAGCTATTTCGCGGAATATTTCTTTGCCGGAAGCCATGATGCCACGATCTATGCGGTGCTCGAGGGCAAGGCGGATCTGGGGGCCTCGAAAAACTCGGTGTTTGACTGGGTGAGTTCAAGGGATCCGCGCATCGCCGAAGAGATCGAGGTTCTGGCCTTTTCAGGCAAAGTGCCGTCCAACGGCTTGTGCGTTCGCGCGGACCTGGACACAGAGGTCAAGGACCGCCTTAAGCAAGCGCTGCTGAATCTGCATGAGACGTCCGAGGGGCGCGAGGTTCTGGAAAAATTTCACGCGCTGCGTTTCATTGAAACCGCAGTGGATGATTATCAGCCGGTATTTCACTGGGCCGAGCGGGCGGGGATCGATCTCAAACACTATCAGTATGTGAACCAATGA
- a CDS encoding isochorismatase family protein produces MMSDAVSKFVLKRDQAVLVVVDVQERLVPAMDQNQYAEVLKNIDFLLKSIRLLELPVVGSEQYPRGIGHMVPELADACRDKVIEKLSFGCCGEPSFVEHMKSLGRRQVIVVGMEAHVCVYQTVLGLLQEGFEVHLVRDAVMSRGEVDYLNALELARAAGAVVTTAETAVFQMVKVSNDPQFKAISAMVKARAAGK; encoded by the coding sequence ATGATGAGCGACGCAGTGAGCAAATTCGTGTTGAAGCGCGACCAGGCCGTACTGGTGGTGGTCGATGTGCAGGAGCGGCTGGTGCCGGCCATGGACCAGAATCAATACGCCGAGGTTTTGAAAAATATCGATTTCCTCCTCAAAAGCATTCGCCTGCTGGAACTGCCGGTGGTCGGCAGCGAACAGTACCCGCGTGGCATTGGCCACATGGTGCCGGAACTGGCCGACGCCTGCCGCGACAAGGTCATCGAGAAGCTCAGCTTCGGCTGCTGCGGCGAACCCTCATTTGTGGAACATATGAAATCCCTGGGACGCCGCCAGGTGATCGTTGTCGGCATGGAAGCCCATGTGTGCGTTTATCAGACGGTACTCGGACTGTTGCAGGAAGGCTTTGAGGTGCATCTGGTGCGCGACGCCGTCATGTCGCGCGGCGAGGTTGATTATCTCAACGCCCTGGAATTGGCCCGTGCTGCCGGCGCGGTGGTCACCACCGCCGAAACGGCCGTGTTTCAAATGGTCAAAGTTTCTAACGACCCGCAATTCAAGGCGATTTCCGCCATGGTCAAAGCGCGCGCGGCGGGCAAATAG
- a CDS encoding MaoC family dehydratase: protein MNHSERLLEIYRDKVGTEIGVGPWLRIDQERIDRFAEITGDLQWIHVDPRRAAQESPLGATIAHGFLTLSLLPLLTGSNRPEYFAEHYPGMRRRLNYGLNRVRFPAPVRSGARIRARTRVEQARQAGEGVEVVYLFTIEVEGQEKPACLAEQIFRLYP, encoded by the coding sequence ATGAACCACAGCGAACGTTTGTTGGAAATCTATCGAGACAAGGTCGGTACCGAAATCGGCGTCGGACCCTGGCTGCGCATTGATCAGGAGCGCATCGACCGCTTTGCCGAGATCACCGGCGACCTGCAGTGGATCCATGTCGATCCGCGCCGCGCCGCGCAGGAGTCGCCCCTCGGCGCGACCATCGCCCACGGTTTTCTGACCTTGTCGCTGCTGCCCCTGCTCACCGGCAGCAACCGGCCCGAGTATTTCGCCGAGCACTATCCCGGGATGAGACGCCGCCTCAATTACGGCCTGAACCGTGTGCGGTTTCCCGCGCCGGTTCGCTCCGGCGCCCGCATCCGCGCACGCACTCGGGTTGAGCAGGCGCGCCAGGCCGGCGAGGGGGTCGAGGTGGTCTATCTATTCACCATCGAAGTCGAAGGCCAGGAAAAACCGGCGTGTCTCGCCGAACAGATCTTTCGTCTTTATCCCTGA
- the ispG gene encoding flavodoxin-dependent (E)-4-hydroxy-3-methylbut-2-enyl-diphosphate synthase: protein MVEPLGTQKARHPSRRIHVGGVAVGGGAPVSVQSMTKTDTRDSAATLAQIERLAVAGCEIVRCAVPDEEAAAALGAICANSSLPLIADIHFDHRLALRALDAGVDGLRLNPGNIGARWKVEEVVRACRERAVPIRIGVNGGSLERELLERYGHPTPAAMVESALGHIRLLEDLGFDAIKVSLKASDIRRTVEAYRLLARQVDYPLHIGITEAGTTWSGTVKSAVGLGVLLYEGLGDTLRVSLTGDPVEEVRVGWEILKSLGLRERGPVFVSCPTCGRCQVDLIAVAEEVERRLHDLPQTLTVAVMGCVVNGPGEAREADVGLAGGKGQALLFRKGEVVRKVAESEMVEALIAEVHALLNEQGRQDH, encoded by the coding sequence ATGGTCGAGCCGCTCGGCACTCAAAAGGCACGGCACCCGAGTCGCCGGATTCATGTGGGCGGGGTGGCGGTAGGTGGCGGTGCTCCGGTGTCGGTACAGTCCATGACCAAAACTGACACCCGCGACAGCGCGGCGACTCTGGCGCAGATCGAGCGCCTGGCGGTCGCCGGGTGTGAAATTGTGCGCTGCGCGGTGCCCGATGAAGAAGCTGCGGCCGCACTTGGGGCGATTTGCGCGAACAGTTCGCTGCCGCTGATCGCAGACATCCACTTCGATCATCGCCTGGCCCTTCGCGCTCTTGACGCCGGAGTCGATGGTCTGCGGCTCAACCCCGGCAACATCGGCGCGCGCTGGAAAGTCGAAGAAGTGGTGCGCGCCTGCCGCGAGCGCGCGGTGCCCATTCGCATCGGGGTCAATGGGGGCTCCCTGGAAAGGGAACTCCTGGAGCGCTACGGCCATCCCACTCCTGCGGCCATGGTGGAAAGTGCCCTGGGGCATATCCGCCTGCTTGAGGATTTGGGCTTTGACGCCATCAAGGTCAGCCTTAAGGCTTCGGACATCCGCCGGACCGTTGAGGCCTATCGCCTGCTCGCCAGGCAGGTGGATTATCCCCTGCACATCGGCATCACTGAGGCCGGCACCACCTGGAGCGGTACCGTCAAAAGCGCCGTCGGGTTGGGTGTATTGCTGTATGAGGGGCTGGGCGACACCCTGCGTGTATCTCTCACCGGCGATCCGGTGGAGGAGGTGCGGGTCGGCTGGGAAATTCTCAAGAGCCTCGGCTTGCGCGAGCGCGGCCCGGTTTTCGTCAGTTGCCCCACCTGTGGGCGCTGCCAGGTCGATCTGATTGCCGTTGCCGAAGAAGTCGAGCGGCGCCTGCATGATTTGCCCCAGACCCTCACCGTTGCGGTCATGGGCTGCGTGGTCAACGGCCCCGGCGAAGCGCGCGAGGCCGATGTCGGCCTGGCCGGCGGCAAGGGTCAGGCGCTGCTGTTTCGCAAAGGCGAGGTGGTGCGCAAGGTGGCCGAAAGCGAGATGGTCGAAGCCCTCATTGCCGAAGTTCACGCCCTGCTCAACGAACAAGGCCGGCAGGATCACTGA
- a CDS encoding EAL domain-containing protein: protein MKVRIIISLSLLFLVYMFGILVSINNANKTTAALNHLLNLHKVEELRSSLVQRVMRVNFDLYTVHTPYSAGLDRIVDNVESLDELARNCNSCHHAPATVADLNYIVGLIDEFKTALSFYITTSADHERMERLKLEASQVGDVLLAQAQVMAQEASRGVARISAKAFVDIERSKNTLFALVFSAGLFGLLIAVHLARSITRPTRDLVAATRRITDGEFGYTIPRVYREEFGQLAGQFNAMSTSLKNSYAKLEAEIAERRQAEKALRDSEERYALAARGANDGLWDWDLAAGTIYFSARWNAMLGYAEQGLGSDPQAWFALVHPDDRQGLEAKIAFHLDGTLPHVENEQRLRHRDGTWRWMLTRGIAVRDEEGRPYRMAGSQTDITERKKTEEQLVHDAFHDALTELPNRALFANRVEHAIQAAERRKGFLFAVLFLDLDRFKSINDSLGHFMGDQLLIAVGRRLGEYLRPSDTVARLGGDEFAILLEDIHDGDEAVAVARRIQKDLPQAIEIGGHEVFTSASIGIALSSRGYAQPDQMLRDADLAMYHAKSRGKARYEIFDTSMHDHALEHLQLENDLRRGVERREFRLCYQPVIELAGERLTGFEALIRWHHPSRGVILPTQFIPLAEETGLLPPIGRWVLREACRSFAHWRRLGDGDQALAVSVNLASCEFTPALVVYIRGLLEEFDLPADALRLEITERTIMGDPESAAALLAELKDLGVGLQIDDFGTGYSSLGYLPHFPIDTLKIDRSFVAGIDGNKENFEIVRTIIALAKNLDLRVVGEGVESQGELQTLRELNCGFVQGKIYYPALDAAAAEALILAVQGKISRSN, encoded by the coding sequence ATGAAGGTTCGCATCATCATCTCCCTGTCACTGCTTTTTCTAGTTTATATGTTCGGCATTCTTGTATCTATCAACAATGCCAACAAAACCACCGCCGCCTTGAACCATCTGCTCAATCTGCATAAGGTCGAAGAATTGCGCAGTTCGCTGGTACAGCGCGTCATGCGTGTCAACTTCGACCTGTACACCGTGCATACCCCCTATTCCGCGGGGCTCGACAGGATCGTGGACAACGTAGAGAGCCTCGATGAACTGGCCCGCAACTGCAACAGCTGTCACCATGCCCCGGCCACGGTCGCGGATCTGAATTATATAGTCGGCTTAATCGACGAATTCAAAACTGCCTTGAGTTTTTACATTACCACTTCGGCGGATCACGAGCGGATGGAGCGGCTCAAGCTTGAGGCTTCCCAGGTCGGCGATGTCTTGCTTGCCCAGGCTCAGGTTATGGCGCAGGAGGCTTCTCGCGGAGTCGCGCGGATCTCGGCCAAGGCCTTTGTCGATATCGAGCGTTCAAAAAACACTCTTTTTGCCCTGGTTTTTTCGGCCGGCCTTTTCGGGCTGCTGATCGCGGTGCATCTGGCACGCTCGATCACGCGCCCGACCCGCGACCTGGTCGCGGCCACCCGGCGGATTACCGACGGTGAATTCGGCTATACTATCCCGCGCGTCTATCGGGAAGAATTCGGCCAACTGGCCGGTCAATTCAACGCCATGAGCACGTCGCTGAAAAACAGCTACGCCAAGCTGGAGGCCGAAATCGCCGAACGCCGACAGGCAGAAAAAGCCCTGCGGGACAGCGAGGAGCGCTACGCCCTGGCCGCGCGCGGGGCCAACGACGGGTTATGGGACTGGGATCTGGCTGCCGGTACCATTTATTTTTCCGCGCGTTGGAATGCCATGCTCGGCTATGCGGAGCAGGGTCTCGGCAGTGATCCCCAGGCCTGGTTTGCGCTGGTGCATCCCGACGATCGCCAGGGACTGGAAGCCAAAATCGCTTTCCACCTCGACGGCACCTTGCCGCATGTCGAGAATGAGCAGCGTCTGCGGCACCGCGACGGAACCTGGCGCTGGATGCTGACCCGCGGGATCGCGGTCAGGGACGAAGAGGGGCGGCCTTACCGCATGGCCGGTTCACAGACCGACATTACCGAGCGCAAAAAGACTGAAGAGCAACTGGTGCACGATGCCTTCCATGATGCCTTGACCGAACTGCCCAACCGCGCCTTGTTCGCCAACCGCGTCGAACATGCCATTCAGGCTGCCGAGCGGCGCAAAGGCTTTCTTTTTGCCGTGCTGTTTCTGGATCTCGACCGGTTCAAATCTATCAATGACAGCCTCGGTCATTTCATGGGCGACCAACTGCTCATCGCCGTAGGACGACGGCTGGGCGAGTACCTTCGCCCGAGCGACACGGTGGCGCGCCTGGGCGGCGACGAGTTCGCCATTCTGCTTGAGGATATTCACGACGGCGACGAGGCGGTCGCCGTCGCCCGCCGCATCCAGAAGGATCTGCCGCAAGCCATAGAGATCGGTGGCCACGAGGTGTTCACCAGCGCCAGCATCGGCATCGCCTTGAGTTCACGAGGTTATGCCCAGCCTGATCAGATGCTGCGCGATGCCGACCTGGCCATGTACCATGCCAAGTCACGGGGCAAGGCGCGCTATGAGATTTTCGACACCTCCATGCACGATCATGCCCTGGAGCATCTGCAGCTGGAAAATGATCTGCGGCGCGGCGTCGAGCGGCGCGAGTTCCGTCTCTGCTATCAGCCCGTTATCGAACTGGCGGGCGAGCGTCTGACCGGCTTCGAGGCTCTGATCCGTTGGCACCATCCGAGCCGCGGGGTGATCCTGCCCACGCAATTTATTCCCCTGGCCGAAGAGACCGGACTGCTGCCCCCCATCGGGCGCTGGGTGTTGCGCGAAGCCTGCCGGAGTTTTGCCCATTGGCGCCGGCTCGGCGATGGTGACCAGGCGCTGGCGGTCAGCGTCAATCTTGCAAGCTGTGAGTTTACTCCTGCTCTCGTTGTTTATATCCGTGGATTGCTTGAAGAGTTCGACTTGCCTGCGGATGCCCTGCGACTCGAGATCACCGAGCGCACCATCATGGGCGATCCGGAGTCGGCGGCCGCCTTGCTCGCCGAGTTGAAGGACCTGGGCGTGGGCCTGCAGATCGATGATTTCGGCACCGGCTACTCGTCCCTGGGCTACCTGCCGCACTTTCCTATTGATACGCTGAAAATCGATCGCTCTTTTGTCGCCGGGATCGACGGCAACAAGGAGAATTTTGAAATTGTTCGCACCATTATCGCCCTGGCCAAAAACCTGGATCTGCGCGTGGTCGGCGAAGGGGTCGAGAGCCAGGGAGAGCTGCAAACCCTCAGGGAACTGAACTGCGGTTTCGTGCAGGGAAAAATCTATTATCCGGCCCTGGATGCCGCGGCGGCCGAAGCACTGATCCTTGCCGTCCAGGGCAAAATCTCAAGGAGCAACTGA
- a CDS encoding AAA family ATPase — protein sequence MDENLNDAFFCQLVAARTPLVFICTDNESRTEALVTRAALQGIKGMPVPLEWDCNEGFAGHPETRDPLTALRWALAREGHGIYLFKDMTWFWGDNPYVQRTLKDFAALRRPEIKTLVFIGSQPDIPESLRENFLILDHALPDREEIYAYLQVQRDKDPFLSQLLRDDESLAALTLAGQGLDLAELERALRLARVTRGKNIQRVVGALHQAKRQLLKKSGIMEFVENEVRPEQVGGMSALKNWMEKREKAYGVAGLKSGRNLPKGVLMMGISGCGKSLFVKAIASRWQLPLIRLDMATVYSQAYGSPETSLRRACKTAEALAPCVLWIDEIEAGISTQGFKAEGGASSRVLGYFLTWMQEKRHPVFVAATANAIEMLPAEILRKGRFDEIFYVALPGLAEREEIFRIHLNKREIDPGTFDCRMLAHSSKGFSGAEIEQAVISASFEALAQNHALNQRDITEAISRTVPLSVTMAEQIKKIEAWAFKRAVPASGTTERE from the coding sequence ATGGACGAGAATCTCAATGATGCCTTCTTCTGCCAGCTGGTTGCCGCACGAACCCCGTTGGTTTTCATCTGCACCGACAACGAAAGCCGTACCGAGGCGCTGGTGACGCGTGCCGCCCTGCAAGGCATCAAAGGCATGCCCGTGCCTCTGGAATGGGACTGCAACGAAGGCTTTGCCGGGCACCCGGAAACGCGCGACCCCCTGACCGCGCTGCGTTGGGCCCTCGCGCGCGAAGGCCACGGCATCTATCTGTTCAAGGATATGACCTGGTTCTGGGGAGACAACCCTTATGTGCAACGCACTCTCAAAGACTTTGCCGCCCTGCGCCGGCCCGAGATAAAAACCCTGGTGTTCATCGGCTCGCAGCCCGACATTCCTGAATCTCTGCGCGAAAATTTTCTGATTCTCGATCACGCCTTGCCCGATCGCGAGGAAATCTATGCCTACCTGCAAGTTCAGCGCGACAAGGATCCGTTTCTCTCCCAGCTTTTGCGTGACGACGAATCCCTGGCGGCCCTCACCCTAGCCGGACAGGGCCTCGATCTCGCGGAACTGGAGCGCGCCTTGCGCCTGGCGCGAGTCACGCGCGGCAAAAACATTCAGCGCGTGGTCGGCGCCCTGCACCAGGCCAAAAGACAACTGCTAAAAAAAAGCGGCATCATGGAGTTCGTCGAAAACGAGGTGCGCCCTGAACAGGTAGGGGGAATGAGTGCCTTGAAAAACTGGATGGAGAAACGCGAAAAAGCCTATGGCGTCGCCGGGTTGAAGAGCGGTCGCAACTTGCCCAAGGGCGTCCTGATGATGGGCATCAGCGGCTGCGGCAAGAGCCTGTTCGTCAAAGCCATCGCCTCCCGCTGGCAACTTCCCCTGATACGCCTCGACATGGCCACCGTCTACTCGCAGGCCTACGGCTCGCCGGAAACCAGCCTGCGGCGCGCGTGCAAGACCGCCGAGGCTCTGGCGCCCTGCGTTTTGTGGATCGACGAAATCGAGGCCGGCATCAGCACCCAGGGTTTCAAGGCCGAAGGGGGCGCTTCTTCGCGGGTCCTGGGTTACTTTCTCACCTGGATGCAGGAGAAACGCCACCCGGTGTTCGTCGCCGCCACCGCCAACGCCATCGAGATGCTTCCCGCCGAAATCCTGCGCAAGGGACGTTTCGATGAAATCTTCTACGTCGCCCTGCCGGGGTTGGCGGAGCGCGAAGAGATTTTCCGCATCCACCTGAACAAGCGCGAAATCGACCCGGGCACCTTTGACTGCCGCATGCTCGCTCATTCGAGCAAGGGCTTTTCCGGCGCCGAAATCGAGCAGGCGGTGATCAGCGCCTCCTTCGAGGCTTTGGCGCAAAACCACGCCCTTAATCAGCGCGACATCACCGAAGCCATCAGCCGCACCGTACCCCTGTCAGTGACCATGGCCGAACAGATCAAGAAAATCGAAGCCTGGGCCTTCAAGCGCGCGGTGCCTGCCAGCGGTACGACGGAGCGTGAGTGA
- the ilvB gene encoding biosynthetic-type acetolactate synthase large subunit, with product MKTGAQILVECLKKEGVDVIFGYPGARTLLLHDTLMDEPDIGHILVRHEQGAAHAADGYARTTGKVGVCLTTSGPGATNLVTGIATAYMDSVPMVALTCQVTTADIGNDAFQEADMTGITRPITKHNYVVTDVKDLARIVREAFHVARTRRPGPVLIDLPSDILAARHSGEIPETVGRRGYQEMPTLNIKQLKAAAALINKAKRPLIYAGGGIVLSNSQDQLRALADKGQLPVTHTLMGLGVMDAASALSVGMLGMYGAWYANKAVHECDCLIAIGARFDDRVTGRIDGFAPNARIIQVDIDPASIRKTVQVHLPIVGDAGEAMSKLLDLVESKDRSAWLEQIATWKVEAPLPRPQSESLMPHEIMEALRAIAGDTPVVASDVGLSQMWTANFFQFHEPRHYITSGGLGTMGYALPAAMGAAVGNPGRAVFAINGDGAFQMNVQELATCSQYNIPVKVIILNNGKLGMVRQFQRVFLKKRYAATDLGGHVDFCMVARGFQVAAFKVTRREELVHALNKAMEIEGPVVVDIDIDPDCYSFPMVPPGKKTVEALFDPDEWQG from the coding sequence ATGAAAACCGGAGCCCAAATTCTCGTTGAGTGCCTGAAAAAAGAAGGGGTGGACGTCATCTTCGGCTACCCCGGCGCCCGCACCCTGCTACTGCACGACACCCTCATGGATGAGCCCGACATCGGCCACATTCTGGTGCGCCATGAACAGGGCGCGGCCCATGCCGCCGACGGTTACGCGCGCACCACGGGCAAGGTCGGGGTGTGTCTAACCACCTCGGGGCCCGGCGCCACCAACTTGGTCACCGGCATCGCCACCGCCTACATGGATTCGGTGCCCATGGTCGCCTTGACCTGCCAGGTCACCACCGCCGACATCGGCAACGACGCTTTTCAGGAAGCCGACATGACGGGCATTACGCGCCCCATCACCAAGCACAATTACGTGGTGACGGACGTCAAGGATCTTGCCCGCATCGTGCGCGAGGCTTTCCATGTGGCGCGTACGCGCCGCCCCGGCCCGGTGCTCATCGACCTCCCCAGCGACATCCTCGCGGCCCGTCATTCCGGTGAGATTCCCGAAACGGTCGGCCGCCGCGGCTACCAGGAAATGCCCACCCTCAACATCAAGCAGCTCAAGGCGGCCGCCGCCCTCATCAACAAGGCCAAGCGCCCCCTGATCTATGCCGGCGGCGGCATCGTGCTGTCCAACTCTCAGGACCAACTGCGCGCCTTGGCCGACAAGGGTCAATTGCCCGTCACCCACACCCTCATGGGCCTCGGCGTCATGGATGCCGCCTCGGCCCTGTCCGTGGGCATGCTGGGCATGTACGGCGCCTGGTACGCCAACAAGGCGGTGCATGAGTGCGACTGCCTGATCGCCATCGGCGCGCGCTTCGATGACCGCGTCACCGGACGCATCGACGGCTTTGCGCCCAACGCCCGCATCATCCAGGTCGACATCGATCCGGCCAGCATCCGCAAGACCGTTCAGGTGCATCTGCCCATCGTCGGCGATGCCGGCGAAGCCATGAGCAAGCTGCTTGATCTGGTGGAGAGCAAGGATCGCTCCGCGTGGCTGGAACAGATCGCAACCTGGAAAGTAGAAGCCCCCCTGCCCCGCCCACAGAGCGAATCGCTGATGCCCCACGAAATCATGGAAGCCCTGCGCGCCATTGCCGGTGACACCCCGGTTGTGGCCTCCGATGTGGGTCTGTCACAGATGTGGACGGCCAACTTCTTTCAGTTTCATGAACCCCGCCACTACATCACCAGCGGCGGCCTGGGCACCATGGGCTACGCTCTGCCCGCGGCCATGGGCGCGGCGGTGGGCAATCCCGGCCGCGCGGTGTTCGCCATCAACGGCGACGGCGCCTTTCAGATGAACGTGCAGGAGCTGGCGACCTGTTCCCAGTACAATATCCCCGTCAAAGTCATCATCCTCAACAACGGCAAGCTCGGGATGGTCCGTCAGTTTCAGCGCGTGTTCCTGAAAAAGCGCTACGCGGCGACCGATCTGGGCGGCCATGTGGATTTCTGCATGGTGGCGCGCGGCTTTCAGGTCGCCGCTTTCAAGGTGACACGCAGGGAAGAGTTGGTACACGCGCTGAACAAGGCCATGGAAATCGAGGGGCCGGTCGTCGTCGATATCGACATCGACCCCGACTGCTACAGCTTTCCCATGGTTCCGCCGGGCAAGAAGACGGTGGAGGCGCTGTTCGATCCCGATGAGTGGCAGGGGTGA